A window from Kovacikia minuta CCNUW1 encodes these proteins:
- the trpB gene encoding tryptophan synthase subunit beta translates to MTTTPLRPGSQSVPAQRPDSLGRFGQFGGKYVPETLMPALAELEAAFYQYKGDPAFQQEFQGLLKDYVGRPSPLYFAERLTAHHARSDGTGPQIYLKREDLNHTGAHKINNALAQVLLAKRMGKQRIIAETGAGQHGVATATVCARFGLKCVIYMGVHDMERQALNVFRMRLMGAEVHPVEAGTGTLKDATSEAIRDWVTNVETTHYILGSVAGPHPYPMLVRDFQAVIGQETRVQCQEKWGGLPDILLACVGGGSNAIGLFHEFVNEPTVRLIGVEAAGEGADTEKHAATLTQGRVGVLHGAMSYLLQDEDGQVIEAHSISAGLDYPGVGPEHSYLKDLGRAEYYSITDKDALAAFQRLSQLEGIIPALETAHAIAYLATLCPQLEGSPRIVINCSGRGDKDVQTVAKVIDLK, encoded by the coding sequence GTGACTACGACTCCCCTTCGTCCCGGTTCCCAATCAGTACCCGCCCAGCGTCCCGACTCCCTTGGTCGATTCGGTCAATTTGGTGGCAAATATGTGCCCGAAACGCTGATGCCTGCCCTGGCAGAGTTAGAAGCTGCGTTTTACCAGTACAAAGGTGATCCGGCTTTTCAGCAGGAGTTTCAAGGGCTTTTGAAAGATTATGTCGGGCGTCCCAGTCCACTTTATTTTGCTGAACGGCTGACCGCTCATCATGCCAGATCAGACGGTACGGGGCCGCAGATTTATCTGAAGCGCGAAGACCTGAACCATACGGGGGCACACAAGATCAACAATGCCCTGGCACAGGTATTGCTGGCAAAGCGGATGGGCAAACAACGGATTATTGCTGAAACGGGGGCGGGGCAGCATGGGGTGGCAACGGCGACCGTGTGTGCCCGGTTTGGGCTGAAGTGCGTCATTTACATGGGCGTTCACGACATGGAACGGCAGGCACTCAATGTCTTTCGGATGCGATTGATGGGTGCGGAGGTGCATCCTGTAGAAGCAGGCACAGGCACCCTCAAGGATGCCACATCCGAGGCAATTCGGGATTGGGTGACGAATGTGGAAACCACCCACTACATCCTGGGGTCTGTTGCTGGACCGCACCCCTATCCCATGCTGGTCAGAGATTTTCAGGCAGTGATTGGGCAGGAAACGCGGGTGCAGTGTCAGGAGAAGTGGGGCGGGTTGCCCGATATTTTGCTGGCGTGTGTGGGCGGCGGGTCAAACGCGATCGGTTTGTTCCATGAGTTTGTCAATGAACCCACTGTACGGTTAATTGGGGTAGAAGCTGCGGGCGAAGGAGCCGACACGGAAAAACATGCTGCCACCCTGACCCAGGGACGCGTCGGTGTGCTACACGGAGCCATGAGCTATCTGCTGCAAGATGAAGATGGGCAGGTGATCGAAGCCCATTCCATCAGTGCCGGGTTGGACTACCCCGGTGTTGGTCCAGAACACAGTTACCTGAAAGATTTGGGACGGGCAGAATATTACAGCATTACAGACAAAGATGCCTTAGCCGCTTTTCAACGCCTCTCCCAGTTAGAGGGAATTATTCCCGCCCTGGAAACAGCCCATGCGATCGCCTATTTAGCAACCCTCTGTCCCCAACTGGAAGGTAGCCCCCGGATCGTGATTAATTGTTCTGGACGGGGAGATAAGGACGTGCAAACAGTAGCGAAAGTGATTGATCTAAAGTAA
- a CDS encoding uracil-xanthine permease family protein, whose protein sequence is MTQSSEELTLEQPPETVESQIQAGELIYGLEDKPPVVESIFVAMQHVLAAFVGIITPPLIICASLGLDPSDTSYIISMSLFASGVCTFIQCRKIGPIGSGLLSLQGTSFAFLSPIVGVGAVALQNGQTAQQALALIFGVCFFGSFIEIILSRFLHLMSKVITPVVSGTVVMIIGLGLIKTGIISMAGGTAALAKKDGSFASVQNLALGGAVLLIVVVLTLSRNRFLRMGAIAIGLFVGYLVSMFLGIVDFSALTKLPIIRLPIPFRYGMSFDFGAFLPFILLYVLTAIETVGDLTATSAVSKQPVKGALYMRRIKGGVLGDGVNSLIAAVLNTFPNTTFSQNNGVIQMTGVGSRYVGYYVAGIFALLGLLPIVGGVFQALPQPVLGGATTVMFGSIAVAGMNIVSSVNLDRRSMIIVAVSLALGLGVVYVPELFADKPAMIKNLFSSGISTGGLTALLLSWLLPQNFGSPGASTTKAPESSELEAEV, encoded by the coding sequence ATGACCCAATCCAGTGAAGAGTTAACGCTAGAGCAACCACCAGAGACAGTTGAATCCCAAATTCAGGCAGGAGAGCTGATCTATGGACTGGAAGATAAACCACCCGTTGTAGAATCTATTTTTGTGGCAATGCAGCATGTTCTAGCTGCTTTTGTGGGCATTATCACTCCGCCCTTAATTATTTGCGCCAGTCTCGGTTTGGACCCGTCAGATACCAGTTACATCATCAGCATGTCGCTGTTTGCGTCGGGCGTTTGCACGTTTATTCAGTGCAGAAAAATAGGTCCGATCGGGTCTGGATTATTGAGCTTACAGGGAACAAGTTTTGCCTTCCTCAGTCCAATTGTTGGCGTGGGGGCGGTTGCTCTGCAAAATGGGCAGACAGCCCAGCAGGCATTGGCTCTGATTTTTGGGGTTTGTTTTTTTGGTTCATTTATCGAAATAATTCTGAGCCGTTTTCTTCACTTGATGAGTAAGGTGATTACTCCTGTTGTGTCGGGAACAGTGGTCATGATCATTGGTCTGGGGCTAATTAAGACCGGCATCATTAGCATGGCAGGTGGAACTGCTGCCCTGGCAAAGAAGGATGGTAGCTTTGCAAGTGTTCAGAATCTTGCTTTGGGAGGAGCCGTTCTACTCATCGTGGTTGTGCTGACCTTATCACGCAATCGGTTCCTGAGGATGGGGGCGATCGCGATCGGGTTGTTTGTTGGTTACCTGGTTTCTATGTTCCTTGGCATCGTAGACTTCAGCGCATTAACCAAGCTACCTATTATCCGATTGCCAATTCCTTTTCGCTATGGGATGAGTTTTGACTTTGGTGCCTTTCTCCCATTTATTCTGCTCTATGTTCTGACTGCAATTGAAACAGTCGGTGATTTAACCGCAACTTCCGCAGTCTCAAAACAGCCCGTCAAAGGTGCTCTTTACATGCGTCGAATTAAAGGTGGGGTTTTGGGAGACGGTGTTAATTCGCTGATTGCTGCGGTCTTAAACACCTTTCCTAACACAACCTTTAGCCAAAACAATGGTGTAATCCAAATGACTGGGGTGGGTAGCCGCTATGTTGGTTACTACGTTGCAGGTATTTTTGCCCTCTTGGGATTGTTACCGATCGTGGGTGGCGTGTTTCAAGCCCTTCCCCAACCTGTCTTGGGCGGTGCAACTACTGTTATGTTTGGCTCCATTGCGGTTGCAGGGATGAATATTGTGTCATCAGTTAACCTCGATCGCCGCAGCATGATTATCGTAGCGGTTTCCCTTGCACTGGGCTTGGGGGTGGTCTACGTTCCTGAACTTTTTGCAGATAAGCCCGCCATGATCAAGAACCTCTTTTCTTCTGGAATCTCAACGGGCGGTTTGACTGCACTCTTACTAAGCTGGTTGTTACCCCAAAATTTTGGTTCTCCAGGCGCTTCAACAACCAAAGCTCCGGAGAGTTCAGAATTAGAGGCAGAAGTTTAA